One genomic segment of Candidatus Cloacimonadota bacterium includes these proteins:
- a CDS encoding TonB-dependent receptor produces MKKNHLFCIFILLFFILNSLFAEEFGNIAGKVTSKKTGNPIVNAQIFIEDKTSGTYSKENGSFYLKNVPVGEHTVYTNFIGYKPESKIIIVEENTTAIVNFSLVSKAVEIAGFDVTANRAKKRETPIAFTNIDQEQISDKYTTEDMPQLLDDVPGLFANTTGIGDAQITMRGFEADKIQVLINGIPVNDPESQKVYWSNWTGLSSNVKSVQVQKGAGSSLYGSGAFGGSLNIETIGNKPERSFTLRSSYGRYLTSKMDIIDHAITPANSEIPYLTRRSLVADGKGHLIDYHPSNYNLLFRYNSGNIFNRKFIYNLMIERKAGDYYLSGTNYDGYSFGLETQTLIGQHKMNLSFIGAPQNHNQVYFKSDRDLFAKLGREYNRNNHSYQENYYFKPQISLRDEWKISENQILMTNFFVTKGDGGGKYLNQDKFDIETGTIYFHDGFLDDDDPGAFEHVEFAKHALYLYENYNLIVEGFNPQDTIWIGPIPVEGPSYNGELISGEGKDFFNSRYDYSWRNNSISDHFQFGGNTYYQHDLNSSLNLVVGGEFRKWNADHIGKRENFRHFNPEFPDSVETYEKMQRTYDYSSTVSNMSAFARTQIKPFSKMNIMIDGQYASYTSKVEENPIEIYDLGNGQPTGYYFYSTKEKTETDTSGVETFKFSKDDYQKTFNFFSPKFGINYNLTHYLNLIANYSIAYKEPKTRDWYSGYDGPDGNQMYEIDLVDSLNQEYSIETFYGELKPEKINTMEFGIGYEGAFFDLNANYYLSDYVDKIERVDVPVTNFYYDADNDSVYTVQRDESLTLNAGQARHQGLELSSNIKYENIDASFSLTYSKNRWVEMNVEQIFKGDADEMIGKVVPFSPEKMANADLGYTFQNLPFEGKLRMGLTAKYWDDYYANYTNEYYSNYIDDGSGGFEADSTSITSSKLPYFFELGANLKYSFYLGEKEFFIRLNLNNITNRDDNFSSANVKKDYNRGYFDEDGKFVDDYLTGNDYMYVTPSPLFNLFLTMEVKF; encoded by the coding sequence ATGAAAAAAAATCACTTATTTTGTATTTTTATTTTATTATTCTTTATATTGAATTCATTATTTGCAGAAGAATTCGGTAATATTGCCGGGAAAGTAACCAGTAAAAAAACAGGAAATCCAATTGTAAATGCCCAAATTTTTATCGAGGATAAGACATCAGGAACTTACTCTAAAGAAAATGGAAGTTTTTATCTAAAAAATGTCCCTGTAGGTGAACATACCGTTTATACCAATTTTATCGGTTATAAGCCGGAATCGAAAATAATTATCGTTGAAGAAAACACAACTGCGATAGTCAACTTCTCTCTGGTCAGCAAAGCAGTTGAGATTGCCGGATTCGATGTTACGGCAAATCGAGCCAAAAAAAGAGAAACTCCAATCGCTTTTACCAATATCGATCAGGAACAAATATCCGATAAATATACGACGGAAGATATGCCGCAACTGCTCGATGATGTCCCGGGATTGTTTGCCAATACAACCGGAATCGGTGATGCTCAAATCACGATGAGAGGCTTTGAAGCAGATAAAATTCAGGTTTTAATAAACGGCATTCCGGTCAATGATCCTGAAAGCCAGAAAGTTTATTGGTCGAATTGGACTGGACTTTCATCAAATGTTAAATCCGTGCAGGTTCAGAAAGGAGCCGGTTCTTCTCTGTATGGTTCCGGAGCTTTTGGCGGTTCTCTCAATATTGAAACTATCGGAAATAAACCGGAAAGATCGTTTACGCTTCGTTCTTCCTACGGCAGATATTTAACTTCAAAAATGGATATTATAGATCATGCTATTACTCCCGCAAATTCCGAAATACCTTATTTAACCAGAAGATCTTTAGTTGCCGATGGAAAAGGTCATCTCATCGATTATCATCCATCAAATTATAATCTTTTGTTCAGATACAATTCCGGAAACATCTTTAACAGAAAATTCATTTATAATTTAATGATCGAGAGAAAAGCGGGAGATTATTATCTTAGCGGCACAAATTATGACGGCTATTCTTTTGGTTTGGAAACTCAAACTTTGATCGGTCAACATAAAATGAATTTGAGTTTTATCGGTGCTCCCCAAAATCATAATCAGGTATATTTTAAATCGGACAGGGATTTATTCGCAAAATTAGGAAGAGAATACAATCGTAATAATCATAGTTATCAGGAAAATTATTATTTTAAACCGCAAATATCTCTACGGGATGAATGGAAAATATCTGAAAATCAAATATTGATGACTAACTTCTTTGTAACCAAAGGTGATGGTGGTGGGAAATATTTGAATCAAGATAAGTTCGATATCGAAACCGGAACTATTTATTTTCACGATGGATTTCTGGATGATGACGATCCGGGTGCTTTTGAGCATGTTGAATTTGCAAAACACGCTCTTTATCTTTATGAAAATTATAATCTTATCGTAGAAGGATTTAATCCGCAGGATACGATCTGGATCGGTCCGATCCCGGTCGAAGGTCCTTCCTATAACGGGGAATTAATAAGCGGTGAAGGTAAAGATTTCTTTAATTCGAGATATGATTATAGCTGGAGAAATAATAGTATCAGCGATCATTTCCAATTTGGAGGAAACACATATTATCAGCACGATCTCAATTCCTCATTAAATCTGGTTGTAGGCGGTGAGTTTCGTAAGTGGAATGCAGATCATATCGGTAAAAGAGAAAATTTCAGACATTTTAATCCTGAATTTCCGGATAGTGTCGAAACCTACGAAAAAATGCAAAGAACTTATGATTACTCTTCCACTGTCTCGAATATGTCCGCTTTTGCTCGAACGCAGATCAAACCTTTTTCCAAGATGAATATTATGATCGACGGACAATATGCGAGTTATACCTCGAAGGTTGAGGAAAATCCGATCGAAATTTATGATCTTGGGAACGGTCAACCAACAGGTTATTATTTCTATTCAACAAAAGAAAAGACGGAAACCGATACTTCGGGAGTGGAGACATTTAAATTTTCCAAGGATGATTATCAAAAAACATTTAATTTTTTCTCACCTAAATTCGGCATAAACTATAATCTTACTCATTATTTGAATTTAATTGCCAACTACTCGATCGCCTACAAAGAACCGAAAACACGGGATTGGTACAGCGGTTATGATGGTCCGGATGGTAACCAGATGTATGAGATCGATCTGGTTGATAGTCTGAATCAGGAATATTCGATAGAAACATTTTATGGAGAATTAAAACCTGAAAAGATCAATACTATGGAGTTCGGGATCGGTTATGAGGGTGCATTTTTTGATTTGAATGCCAATTATTATCTCAGCGATTATGTCGATAAAATTGAGCGGGTCGATGTTCCGGTTACTAATTTTTATTATGATGCGGATAATGATTCGGTTTACACGGTGCAGAGAGACGAATCGCTGACTTTAAATGCAGGACAAGCCAGGCATCAGGGATTGGAATTGAGTTCGAATATAAAATATGAGAATATCGATGCTTCCTTTTCTTTAACCTATTCCAAGAATCGCTGGGTCGAGATGAATGTTGAGCAGATATTTAAGGGAGATGCGGATGAGATGATCGGTAAAGTTGTTCCCTTTTCTCCTGAAAAAATGGCAAACGCAGATCTGGGTTATACTTTTCAAAATCTTCCCTTTGAGGGAAAACTGCGGATGGGATTAACTGCCAAATATTGGGACGATTATTATGCAAATTACACAAATGAATATTACAGCAACTATATCGACGATGGTAGTGGTGGATTTGAAGCGGATTCTACTTCGATAACAAGTTCGAAACTACCTTATTTTTTTGAACTTGGAGCCAATCTCAAATACTCTTTTTATCTTGGTGAAAAAGAATTTTTTATCAGGTTGAATTTGAATAACATCACTAATCGAGATGATAATTTTTCATCTGCTAATGTGAAGAAGGATTATAATCGCGGATATTTTGATGAAGATGGAAAATTCGTCGATGATTATCTGACCGGTAATGATTATATGTATGTTACTCCATCTCCGTTGTTTAATCTTTTCTTAACAATGGAAGTAAAATTTTAG